A window of Arcobacter acticola genomic DNA:
AGTATTGATACTTCTTTAGAAACAAAAGCAAAAAGTTTGTTAGGAGCTGATTTAGTTATATCTTCTAGATTTCCAATTAGTTCTGAACAAATAGAAGAGCTTAAAAACAAACTTCCTTCAATTAAAAGCTTTAATCAAGGTATCTCAACTGTTTCTATGATAGCTTCAGATAAAAGAGCTAGATTGATGGAGCTTGTAAAAGTAGATATTGGTTTTCCGTATTATGGTGGATTAGTTTTTTCTGATAAATCTACTTATCCACAAGGTATAGAAATACCAAAGGCAAACGAAATTTGGGTTTATCAAGAAGTTTTAGATTTACTTGATTTAAAACTTGGTGAGCAAGTAAAAATTGGTAAAGAAAATTTTATTATCAAAAAAGTTATAGAATCAGATTCATTAAAAGCTGTAAGTTTTAGTGGATTTATGCCAAAAATATATATTAGTCAAGAAGGATTAGAAAAAACAGAGCTTTTACAGTTTGGCTCAACGGCAAGATATAAATTAAACTATCTTTTTGAAGAGAATTTTTCCAATGACAAATTAGAAGAGATTGAAAATAATTTGGAAAAAGATATTGATCAGAATCTAAGGGCACTATCTCCAAATGATGGTAAAGATAGATTATTAAGTGTTCTAAATTTTATTACAAACTTCTTGTCTTTAGTTTCACTTGTTTCATTCTTTTTAGGACTTGTTGGGCTTATTTATTTATATTCAGGATTTTTGAGAAAACATCAAAATGATATAACAATTTTAAGTGATATAGGGCTAAGTAAAAGAAAGTTAACTCTTGTATATCTTTTACATTTATTTGTATTAATCATAATTTCAAGTGTAATAGTTTTTTCTCTAATATCAATTTCAGCTCAATTTTTAGGTCCAATCATACAAAAACTTGTTGATTTTGAATTTGATTTTTCACTTGATTATTATTTCTTTTTAAAATCTTCATTAATACTTTTATTACTAAGTTTAAGTATTGGTCTACCTTTGATTTTACCAATGTTACAAAGACAAAGAAGTAGTTTTTTCAAAATAATACTGAGTTTTGTACCATTTTTAGCACTTTTATTACTATTATCAAACTTTGTTACACCTTCTAAAAATATAGGATTTTACTTTGCTATTGCAGTATTAGGCTTAATCATTTTATTTTTTACAATTGGATCTTTTTTATTAAAGAAATTTGATTTTTCAGGGCATTTAGAGAACTTATCTTTATCTTTGGCTATAAAGAATATCACTAGACAAAATAGAACTTCCCTTACTTTATTTACAGCAATTCTTTTATGTACAACATTTTTTAGTCTTATTCCTCAAGTTGGTTCTTCTTTATCAAGTGCTTTAACATCAAGCGTAGAAGAAAGACCTCGTTTTTTTGTTATTGATGCAAAAGAAGAACAGCTAAAAGATCTTGAAGAACAAGTTAATAAAGAAGGTGCAAAATTAGAAAATATTTCACCAATGATTAGAGGACAAGTTATTAAAATCAATGATATTGATTTTACAAAACACTCTGTACTAAATGGTGATGAAAAACTAAAAAATGATAAAAATGAACTAAAAAATAGTACTGTTAATTTATCATATAGAAGTAAACTAAAGCAAAGTGAAGAGATTATTGAAGGTGTTGAGTTTTCTGGTGTATATGACTCAAAAGACTTCTCAAAGCCAATAGAACTTAGTGTTGAAAAAAACTATGCAAGTAGAAGAGGTATTAAACTAGGTGACCACATTGTGTTTGATGTTTTAGGCTTAGAAATAGAAACAAAAGTTGTAAATATCAGAACTGTAAAATGGACAGAATTTGTACCAAACTTCTTTTTTATCTTACAAGAAGGTGCAATTAATGATGCTCCTAAAACTATATTAGCAACAATTTCATCAGGCGATTATGATGCCCAACAAATGCTTATAAAATTATCAGATTTATTCCCTTCATTAACTGTTATTGATGTAAAAAATTTATTTGAAACCTTTGCTGATCTTGTAAAAAATGTTACTAAAATAACTGATAATATGAGTATTTATTCTATTATTATTGGACTTCTTATGAGTTTTATTATTATTCAGTATCAAATGAATTTACAAAAAAACAATATTTTAAGACTAAAAATGATTGGAGTAAAAAACAAAACCATAAAAAACTCTTTTTTAATAGAATTTGGTTTAATTTCTTTTAGTGCTAGTAGCTTAGGAATTGTTTTTGGAAGTATTGCTTCTTATTATATAAGCGCCCTACTTTTTGAATCATATTGGGATTTTAGACCTGATATTCTAATAATATATTTTTTATTTATACCTATTTTAACAATCTTGATTGTAAGCTTTTTTACATCAAAAATGATTCATCAAAAAGAGAATATTCTTTTTGGTGAATAGTTTTAAAAGAGTGTAGATTTCTAAATTTATGCTCTTTGAAGAACTGGCCAAGTTCCAAAAGCTTGTTTTTCAAGTTGCATATTACCATTTTCATCTTTATATATATTTATCCATGCTTGCCAGTTCTTTTCATCTATATCAGGATAATCTAATCTATAATGACTACATCTACTCTCTTTTCTCATAAGTGAAGCTTCTAGTTTCATTTGAGCGCTTATAATCATATTCTTTGTTTCATGGGCAAGTCTTAATTCATGCATATCAGAAGCTATTAGTAAAGGCATATTTTGATCTCTTAATTCTTCAATATAAGCTAAAGCACCTTTTAATAAGCTCTCTTTTTTGATATATAAAACAAAATTAGGAATCATAATTCCTTGAAGTGTTTGTGTCACCCAAGCTGGAGAAAAACCTGCTTCTCTTTTAAGAGGTGCTAGTATTTCTGCTTTTATTGCTTCTACTTTTTGTGTTGAAATATCTTTAAGTTCAATCTCTTTTGAATAATTTGCAGCAGCTTCACCTGCAATTGCTCCTTGAACAGCAGAACCTGCAAGTGAAGAACCTATTTGTGTATAAATTCCACCTGACATATAAGAACCAAGGGCATCGCCTGCTGCGTATAATCCTTTTATTGTAGATTCACATTTATCATTTATTGGAACTAATCCTTCTGATTTATGAATAGCTAATCCAGCACTTGAACCACCAACCGCTGCACCTTGTGGCATTCCAGGACCTGAACCTTCTTTTTCATCTCTTGGAGGTCTTCCTCTTTCTTTATCATTTTCTCTTCTTTGAGGTGGACCACTTCTTTTAAATTCTTCTGGTGTATATGGTCCACCCATAGCTACATTTGAGCTTTTATCACTTGGAGGTCCCATTTGAACAGGTCCTCCTTTTACATATGCTATATAGTTTAAATCTACACCTAAATCATGGTGAATATCTACACTTGTAGTTTCAGGTTTTTTTTCAAACATTCCATGCCAGTTATCAAAACTTGCAGTTGCATTTTTTTCACTTCCTGGATGTCCATCATTCCACTCTTTTCCTGTAACTTTAGCTCCAATTTCATAGGCCATTATAGTTCCATCATGGGTTAAATCTGCTATAGGAAAACCATTTGGTTTAAATCCACCTGCTCCTGTACATAACACAACTGTTTTTGCTTTGAAAATAATTACTTTTTCTTCATCTACACTAAAACCAGCAGCTCCTATTATATGGCCATTTTCTTCAATCAAGTTTGTAATCATAACACGTTCTATTAAAGGAATATTACGCTCATTCATAGGTTTTGAAAAAGATACATTGTATAAGGGTGAATCAAAAAAGCCCCATTGTCTTAACTCTTTAACTCTTGCATAAGAAT
This region includes:
- a CDS encoding ABC transporter permease, coding for MLVFELVFKALSRSKSFSLIFILNFTLAIAALSYLQFFKSSIDTSLETKAKSLLGADLVISSRFPISSEQIEELKNKLPSIKSFNQGISTVSMIASDKRARLMELVKVDIGFPYYGGLVFSDKSTYPQGIEIPKANEIWVYQEVLDLLDLKLGEQVKIGKENFIIKKVIESDSLKAVSFSGFMPKIYISQEGLEKTELLQFGSTARYKLNYLFEENFSNDKLEEIENNLEKDIDQNLRALSPNDGKDRLLSVLNFITNFLSLVSLVSFFLGLVGLIYLYSGFLRKHQNDITILSDIGLSKRKLTLVYLLHLFVLIIISSVIVFSLISISAQFLGPIIQKLVDFEFDFSLDYYFFLKSSLILLLLSLSIGLPLILPMLQRQRSSFFKIILSFVPFLALLLLLSNFVTPSKNIGFYFAIAVLGLIILFFTIGSFLLKKFDFSGHLENLSLSLAIKNITRQNRTSLTLFTAILLCTTFFSLIPQVGSSLSSALTSSVEERPRFFVIDAKEEQLKDLEEQVNKEGAKLENISPMIRGQVIKINDIDFTKHSVLNGDEKLKNDKNELKNSTVNLSYRSKLKQSEEIIEGVEFSGVYDSKDFSKPIELSVEKNYASRRGIKLGDHIVFDVLGLEIETKVVNIRTVKWTEFVPNFFFILQEGAINDAPKTILATISSGDYDAQQMLIKLSDLFPSLTVIDVKNLFETFADLVKNVTKITDNMSIYSIIIGLLMSFIIIQYQMNLQKNNILRLKMIGVKNKTIKNSFLIEFGLISFSASSLGIVFGSIASYYISALLFESYWDFRPDILIIYFLFIPILTILIVSFFTSKMIHQKENILFGE
- a CDS encoding FAD-dependent oxidoreductase gives rise to the protein MNELNDEKISRRKFLGLSSSAIAMMSLAGLGFSKGYAKNEPTIAIQDILNKEYQTDVLVIGSGMAGLFASVKAHDAGAKVMMVSKGRLGSSGQTPFAKGIFSYDESEEKLSKDEFIEKVSRSALGTNNPIFTRQLVENSYARVKELRQWGFFDSPLYNVSFSKPMNERNIPLIERVMITNLIEENGHIIGAAGFSVDEEKVIIFKAKTVVLCTGAGGFKPNGFPIADLTHDGTIMAYEIGAKVTGKEWNDGHPGSEKNATASFDNWHGMFEKKPETTSVDIHHDLGVDLNYIAYVKGGPVQMGPPSDKSSNVAMGGPYTPEEFKRSGPPQRRENDKERGRPPRDEKEGSGPGMPQGAAVGGSSAGLAIHKSEGLVPINDKCESTIKGLYAAGDALGSYMSGGIYTQIGSSLAGSAVQGAIAGEAAANYSKEIELKDISTQKVEAIKAEILAPLKREAGFSPAWVTQTLQGIMIPNFVLYIKKESLLKGALAYIEELRDQNMPLLIASDMHELRLAHETKNMIISAQMKLEASLMRKESRCSHYRLDYPDIDEKNWQAWINIYKDENGNMQLEKQAFGTWPVLQRA